A genomic stretch from Streptomyces fungicidicus includes:
- a CDS encoding threonine ammonia-lyase: MTATGLRPATAGTRPGPADVTAAAARIAPHVRRTPLLSGPAPAAHAPRLLLKAEHLQHGGSFKTRGAANALLALDAQRVVTGSSGNHGIALARLARSLGIRLTVVLAAGADPAKSAAIRALGAETVRVGGGVAEREERAGALARETGAVLVPSSDHRLVVAGQGTVGAELLADAPETETVYVPTGGGGLLAGICLAAADHPVRIVGVEPADAARYARSLAAGHPVQLPPCATVADGLRGQRPGRVPYPIIRDRVDDLIAVGDEEILAAAALLRGGGVDAEPSGAVALAGALRAGRRERAVAVVSGGNTPARLHALHRTDTTRTTESTVATTTEEHTS; this comes from the coding sequence GTGACCGCCACCGGCCTGCGGCCGGCCACGGCCGGCACCAGGCCCGGCCCCGCCGACGTCACCGCGGCCGCCGCCCGCATCGCCCCACACGTCCGCCGCACCCCCCTGCTCAGCGGCCCGGCCCCCGCGGCCCACGCCCCACGGCTGCTGCTGAAGGCCGAACACCTCCAGCACGGCGGCTCGTTCAAGACACGCGGAGCCGCCAACGCCCTCCTCGCACTCGACGCCCAGCGTGTGGTCACCGGCTCGTCCGGCAACCACGGCATCGCCCTCGCCCGGCTCGCCCGCTCCCTCGGCATCCGCCTCACCGTCGTCCTCGCGGCGGGCGCGGACCCCGCCAAGTCCGCCGCCATCCGCGCACTGGGCGCCGAGACGGTCCGGGTGGGCGGGGGAGTGGCCGAGCGGGAGGAACGGGCCGGCGCCCTCGCCCGGGAGACCGGAGCCGTCCTCGTACCCTCCTCGGACCACCGTCTGGTGGTCGCGGGGCAGGGCACGGTCGGCGCCGAACTCCTCGCCGACGCGCCCGAGACCGAGACGGTCTACGTGCCGACCGGCGGCGGCGGACTCCTCGCAGGGATCTGCCTCGCGGCCGCGGACCACCCGGTCCGGATCGTCGGCGTGGAGCCCGCCGACGCCGCCCGCTACGCCCGTTCCCTGGCCGCCGGACACCCGGTCCAGCTGCCGCCCTGCGCCACCGTCGCCGACGGCCTGCGCGGCCAGCGGCCGGGACGCGTCCCCTACCCGATCATCCGTGACCGCGTCGACGACCTGATCGCCGTCGGCGACGAAGAGATCCTCGCCGCCGCCGCCCTGCTGCGCGGCGGCGGCGTCGACGCCGAGCCCAGCGGAGCCGTCGCACTGGCCGGAGCCCTGCGCGCCGGCCGCCGCGAGCGGGCCGTGGCCGTCGTCTCCGGCGGCAACACCCCCGCCCGCCTGCACGCCCTGCACCGTACGGACACCACCCGCACCACGGAAAGCACCGTGGCCACCACCACCGAGGAGCACACGTCATGA
- a CDS encoding acyl carrier protein, translated as MTENAATATRTADLLVDIFREVLGLPDLTEDTDFYEAGGDSLTAFQITGRLEEILGAQVPVSLVFAYPTPQDLAEVVDTDYGRP; from the coding sequence ATGACCGAGAACGCCGCCACCGCCACCCGCACCGCCGACCTGCTCGTCGACATCTTCCGCGAGGTGCTCGGCCTGCCCGACCTGACCGAGGACACCGACTTCTACGAGGCGGGCGGCGACTCGCTCACCGCCTTCCAGATCACCGGCCGCCTCGAGGAGATCCTCGGCGCGCAGGTCCCGGTCTCCCTGGTCTTCGCCTACCCCACGCCGCAGGACCTGGCCGAGGTCGTCGACACCGACTACGGCCGCCCCTGA